Proteins encoded together in one Quercus lobata isolate SW786 chromosome 3, ValleyOak3.0 Primary Assembly, whole genome shotgun sequence window:
- the LOC115982227 gene encoding protein SRC2 homolog: MDFTSIELKVISCKDLKSFNLFRKLSAYAVASLINDNEVKKNQEQQHLQRQKTPVDRVGDGNPEWNHVMHFDLKHISHRDHCNHFLLKFELRSEGIVFGNKTIGQVQVPLKDLIDEFNGPVRFISYQVRTCDSNKPTGVLNFSYKINGKTKIVEASDKVHSPTTVEVQNQSRDIRYPSLEDVLSPSPPINIPSPKLNHWIPGSPSLMPHLAPTGYHRVPYHPYHPMPSIRIPGTYWYTPESMSYGYTLTPCVDTQGLDNWGRLKMMHPR, translated from the coding sequence ATGGATTTTACCTCTATAGAACTGAAGGTAATCTCTTGTAAAGATCTCAAATCCTTCAATCTCTTCCGGAAGCTATCGGCCTACGCTGTCGCTTCACTTATCAATGATAATGAAGTGAAGAAAAACCAAGAGCAACAACATCTACAGCGCCAAAAAACTCCAGTGGACAGAGTTGGAGATGGGAATCCTGAGTGGAATCATGTCATGCACTTTGATCTTAAACACATCTCACATCGTGATCACTGCAATCATTTTCTCCTCAAATTTGAGCTTCGCAGTGAAGGTATCGTTTTTGGAAACAAAACCATTGGTCAAGTCCAAGTTCCTCTCAAGGACTTGATTGATGAGTTTAATGGACCCGTGAGGTTTATCAGCTACCAAGTTCGAACTTGTGATAGTAATAAGCCTACTGGGGtcttgaatttttcttacaAGATAAATGGGAAAACCAAGATTGTTGAAGCTAGTGACAAAGTTCATTCTCCAACAACCGTGGAAGTTCAAAATCAGTCGAGGGATATACGATATCCTTCATTGGAGGATGTTCTTTCTCCTTCACCTCCAATTAACATCCCTTCCCCCAAGCTCAACCATTGGATACCAGGATCACCATCACTGATGCCACACTTAGCTCCTACCGGCTACCATAGAGTGCCTTATCATCCATATCATCCCATGCCGTCTATTCGAATTCCGGGGACATACTGGTACACGCCAGAGTCAATGAGTTATGGTTACACACTTACACCTTGTGTGGATACTCAGGGGTTAGACAACTGGGGAAGGTTGAAGATGATGCATCCAAGATAG